From the Diospyros lotus cultivar Yz01 chromosome 13, ASM1463336v1, whole genome shotgun sequence genome, one window contains:
- the LOC127788344 gene encoding disease resistance protein RGA2-like isoform X4, translating into MGQYIYKDKLIQLWMAQGLIQSSPGQNQEPESIGDQYFDQLCSASLFQEVEENGPLSVTFRMHDLVHDLAQSVAETECLKKKSHTGDVSNMVRHVSLLGCDLSGQGVEKSLLKLQKLRTIFFPRDGIRSMHDRFVDECISTFLYLRVIDLEDSCFEVLPKSIGYLKHLRFLDLSWNCSIKKLPASICKLLNLQTLRISYCKALKRLPKNIGNLIGLRHLYVTTQQESFPEKAIGCLTSLQSLWITGCANLVCLPEEIQCLRALRTLAISRCPRLASLPKCIASLAMLENLMINDCEKLNLDEGRITVIENLGIRTMVFTELPNFVNWPHWLRGTARSVNYLRIAFCPSLRKFPEWLENSESLQKLEILGCPEVSALPEGFQHLRALKVLRVKECSRLARTLHPETGRDWHMVAHIPELYINNARITSSHY; encoded by the coding sequence atgGGGCAATACATTTACAAGGATAAGTTAATTCAGCTGTGGATGGCACAAGGGCTGATTCAGTCAAGTCCTGGCCAAAATCAAGAGCCTGAAAGCATCGGGGATCAGTATTTTGATCAGTTGTGTTCAGCATCACTCTTTCAAGAGGTTGAAGAGAATGGCCCCTTGTCTGTAACCTTTAGAATGCATGATCTTGTACATGATCTTGCACAGTCTGTAGCAGAAACAGAATGCCTAAAGAAGAAATCCCATACGGGAGATGTTTCTAATATGGTTCGGCATGTTTCCTTACTGGGTTGTGATTTGTCAGGACAGGGAGTAGAAAAATCCCTCCTCAAACTTCAGAAGCTGCGGACCATTTTCTTTCCACGGGATGGGATAAGATCCATGCATGATCGTTTTGTTGATGAATGCATCTCAACTTTCCTGTACTTGCGAGTGATCGATTTGGAGGATTCATGTTTTGAAGTCTTACCGAAATCTATTGGTTACTTGAAACATTTGAGGTTCCTTGACCTCAGTTGGAACTGTAGCATCAAAAAACTCCCTGCTTCCATTTGCAAGCTGCTGAATCTGCAGACTCTGAGAATCTCATATTGTAAGGCGTTGAAGAGGTTGCCTAAAAATATAGGGAACTTGATTGGCCTTAGACATCTCTATGTAACCACACAACAGGAATCTTTCCCTGAGAAAGCAATCGGATGCTTGACTTCTCTTCAGTCTCTGTGGATCACCGGTTGTGCCAACCTTGTTTGTTTGCCAGAAGAAATTCAGTGCCTCAGAGCTCTTCGGACATTAGCTATCAGCAGATGCCCGAGATTAGCATCTCTTCCAAAATGCATAGCAAGTCTTGCCATGTTAGAGAACCTGATGATCAATGACTGTGAAAAGCTCAACTTGGATGAGGGGAGAATCACTGTAATTGAAAACCTTGGCATCAGGACAATGGTATTTACAGAATTACCAAACTTTGTGAATTGGCCCCATTGGCTGCGTGGCACAGCTAGGAGTGTAAATTACCTAAGGATTGCATTCTGCCCCAGCCTCCGGAAATTCCCAGAGTGGCTGGAAAACTCAGAGTCGCTTCAGAAACTTGAGATTTTGGGATGCCCGGAAGTGTCAGCACTGCCAGAGGGATTCCAACACCTCCGGGCACTGAAAGTACTGAGGGTTAAAGAGTGTAGCAGGCTGGCCCGTACACTACACCCAGAAACAGGAAGAGATTGGCATATGGTAGCTCATATCCCAGAATTATATATCAACAACGCCAGAATTACCTCCTCTCATTATTAG
- the LOC127788344 gene encoding putative disease resistance protein RGA1 isoform X1 codes for MGELLLFNVVELILSKLGERLVEELFLANGADAELRKLETALSSIKLVLLDAEENQSTKVELRKWLANVKDAFADADDLLDEVEFEALKNQVRGKLRNYLTSSSSISFRLSVVSRIKEMTERLHLIGGGKKKFRLSKRSSDPRNVRIQRETSHSFVRSVDVIGRSRDEEAIVERLNDAREHVSVIPIVGIGGLGKTTLARLVYNNERVARDFGLKMWVGVSQDFDMNVLMRKIIESATSSACAELDSDQLQRMLRGCLADKKFLLILDDMWDSDLVKWRELEALLMGGRRGSKVIVTTRSIGVVSIVGSDHRYKLDGLASRDCFSLILEWAFPKGEDQSRHQNLLHIGEQIAERCKGVPLAARTLGSLLYKKTDERDWQRVRDSEIWRLQGQRQEDILPALKLSYDYLPSYLKPCFAYCSIFQMGQYIYKDKLIQLWMAQGLIQSSPGQNQEPESIGDQYFDQLCSASLFQEVEENGPLSVTFRMHDLVHDLAQSVAETECLKKKSHTGDVSNMVRHVSLLGCDLSGQGVEKSLLKLQKLRTIFFPRDGIRSMHDRFVDECISTFLYLRVIDLEDSCFEVLPKSIGYLKHLRFLDLSWNCSIKKLPASICKLLNLQTLRISYCKALKRLPKNIGNLIGLRHLYVTTQQESFPEKAIGCLTSLQSLWITGCANLVCLPEEIQCLRALRTLAISRCPRLASLPKCIASLAMLENLMINDCEKLNLDEGRITVIENLGIRTMVFTELPNFVNWPHWLRGTARSVNYLRIAFCPSLRKFPEWLENSESLQKLEILGCPEVSALPEGFQHLRALKVLRVKECSRLARTLHPETGRDWHMVAHIPELYINNARITSSHY; via the coding sequence ATGGGAGAACTGCTTCTGTTCAATGTCGTAGAACTCATTCTGTCCAAGCTAGGCGAACGTCTAGTCGAAGAACTCTTCCTGGCAAACGGAGCAGATGCCGAGCTCCGGAAGCTTGAAACCGCTTTGTCGTCAATCAAACTGGTCCTATTGGACGCAGAGGAGAACCAGTCAACGAAAGTCGAGCTTCGCAAATGGCTCGCCAATGTCAAGGATGCTTTCGCCGACGCCGATGATCTTCTGGACGAGGTCGAATTTGAAGCTCTCAAGAACCAGGTTAGGGGAAAGTTACGGAACTATCTTACGAGCAGTAGTTCAATTAGTTTCCGCCTTTCAGTTGTTAGCAGGATCAAGGAGATGACAGAGAGGTTACATTTAATTGGtggtgggaaaaaaaaatttaggctTTCTAAGAGGTCTTCGGATCCGCGTAATGTGCGTATACAGAGGGAGACGAGCCATTCTTTTGTTCGTAGCGTCGATGTGATAGGAAGAAGCAGGGATGAAGAAGCCATTGTTGAGAGGTTGAATGATGCTCGCGAACATGTTTCTGTCATTCCCATTGTGGGAATTGGGGGCTTGGGGAAGACAACATTGGCTAGGTTAGTGTACAATAATGAGCGGGTTGCTAGGGATTTTGGGCTGAAGATGTGGGTCGGTGTTTCTCAGGATTTTGATATGAATGTGCTGATGAGAAAGATCATTGAATCTGCAACGAGCTCGGCCTGTGCTGAGCTAGACAGTGATCAGTTGCAGCGTATGCTCCGGGGTTGTTTGGCCGATAAGAAATTTTTACTCATCTTGGATGATATGTGGGACAGTGACCTTGTAAAATGGAGGGAACTGGAAGCTCTCCTCATGGGTGGTCGCAGAGGAAGCAAAGTCATTGTCACCACTAGGTCTATTGGAGTTGTTTCCATTGTGGGCAGCGATCATCGTTATAAACTTGATGGACTTGCTTCGAGAGATTGCTTCTCTTTGATTCTGGAATGGGCTTTTCCAAAAGGAGAAGATCAGAGTAGGCATCAGAACCTCCTCCACATCGGAGAGCAAATTGCAGAGAGATGTAAGGGCGTTCCATTAGCTGCAAGGACTCTAGGAAGCCTGCTGTACAAAAAAACAGACGAACGTGATTGGCAGCGTGTGAGAGATAGTGAAATATGGAGATTACAAGGTCAGAGGCAAGAGGATATCCTGCCTGCTCTGAAATTGAGTTATGATTACTTACCATCTTACCTGAAACCATGTTTTGCATActgttcaatttttcaaatgGGGCAATACATTTACAAGGATAAGTTAATTCAGCTGTGGATGGCACAAGGGCTGATTCAGTCAAGTCCTGGCCAAAATCAAGAGCCTGAAAGCATCGGGGATCAGTATTTTGATCAGTTGTGTTCAGCATCACTCTTTCAAGAGGTTGAAGAGAATGGCCCCTTGTCTGTAACCTTTAGAATGCATGATCTTGTACATGATCTTGCACAGTCTGTAGCAGAAACAGAATGCCTAAAGAAGAAATCCCATACGGGAGATGTTTCTAATATGGTTCGGCATGTTTCCTTACTGGGTTGTGATTTGTCAGGACAGGGAGTAGAAAAATCCCTCCTCAAACTTCAGAAGCTGCGGACCATTTTCTTTCCACGGGATGGGATAAGATCCATGCATGATCGTTTTGTTGATGAATGCATCTCAACTTTCCTGTACTTGCGAGTGATCGATTTGGAGGATTCATGTTTTGAAGTCTTACCGAAATCTATTGGTTACTTGAAACATTTGAGGTTCCTTGACCTCAGTTGGAACTGTAGCATCAAAAAACTCCCTGCTTCCATTTGCAAGCTGCTGAATCTGCAGACTCTGAGAATCTCATATTGTAAGGCGTTGAAGAGGTTGCCTAAAAATATAGGGAACTTGATTGGCCTTAGACATCTCTATGTAACCACACAACAGGAATCTTTCCCTGAGAAAGCAATCGGATGCTTGACTTCTCTTCAGTCTCTGTGGATCACCGGTTGTGCCAACCTTGTTTGTTTGCCAGAAGAAATTCAGTGCCTCAGAGCTCTTCGGACATTAGCTATCAGCAGATGCCCGAGATTAGCATCTCTTCCAAAATGCATAGCAAGTCTTGCCATGTTAGAGAACCTGATGATCAATGACTGTGAAAAGCTCAACTTGGATGAGGGGAGAATCACTGTAATTGAAAACCTTGGCATCAGGACAATGGTATTTACAGAATTACCAAACTTTGTGAATTGGCCCCATTGGCTGCGTGGCACAGCTAGGAGTGTAAATTACCTAAGGATTGCATTCTGCCCCAGCCTCCGGAAATTCCCAGAGTGGCTGGAAAACTCAGAGTCGCTTCAGAAACTTGAGATTTTGGGATGCCCGGAAGTGTCAGCACTGCCAGAGGGATTCCAACACCTCCGGGCACTGAAAGTACTGAGGGTTAAAGAGTGTAGCAGGCTGGCCCGTACACTACACCCAGAAACAGGAAGAGATTGGCATATGGTAGCTCATATCCCAGAATTATATATCAACAACGCCAGAATTACCTCCTCTCATTATTAG